The following proteins come from a genomic window of [Limnothrix rosea] IAM M-220:
- a CDS encoding SulP family inorganic anion transporter: MFTQLKVQLPRSFTLRHWRGDLFGGLTAAIVALPLALAFGVSSGAGAIAGLYGAVCTGFFAALFGGTPPQISGPTGPMTVVIATIFAAVASSGDPQAGVAIAFTVIMLGGLFQIVLGALRLGKYITLIPYTVISGFMSGIGIIIILIQVAPLLGFPSDASIIHSAQMIPYEVTHPKLFPTSLGILTLIILFTSPAQVNRVVPSPLLALVICTLISTQFPPDSLARIGEIPRGLPEFHLPVLAFSQLKNMLGYGVILGTLGAIDSLLTSLVADNITHTQHDSDQELIGQGIGNIVSGLCGGLPGAGATMRTVINVRSGGVTSLSGMIHAVVLLIVIFWAAPLTSPIPHAVLAGILIKVGIDIIDWSFLKRAHRISLKAAALMYCVMGLTVFVDLITAVAVGVFIANLLTVKSLTDLQIERLEAITSADNATQLNPREKELLRRSEGRIFLFHLSGPMSFGAAKGIAQRMGIIEKYDVLILDLLEVPLMGVTASLALETMIREAHAKGREIFLVGASGKVKNRLQRLEVLKFLPPRNRVTNRLDALEQAIAFIENHQTTQPKPQSAHK; encoded by the coding sequence ATGTTTACACAACTTAAAGTACAACTTCCGCGTTCTTTTACCCTTCGACATTGGCGTGGAGATTTATTCGGTGGCCTGACGGCTGCCATTGTTGCTCTCCCTTTGGCGCTGGCATTTGGTGTGTCTTCGGGGGCTGGGGCGATCGCCGGCTTGTATGGTGCAGTTTGTACGGGATTTTTTGCCGCACTTTTTGGGGGAACTCCCCCCCAAATTTCGGGGCCAACGGGGCCGATGACCGTTGTTATTGCCACTATTTTTGCGGCGGTGGCCAGTAGCGGAGACCCGCAAGCTGGAGTGGCGATCGCCTTTACAGTAATCATGCTCGGCGGCCTTTTTCAGATCGTCCTCGGAGCCCTACGACTTGGCAAATACATTACCCTCATTCCCTACACTGTCATCTCCGGCTTTATGTCAGGCATTGGCATCATCATCATTTTGATTCAAGTCGCACCACTTTTAGGCTTTCCCAGCGATGCCAGTATTATTCACTCCGCCCAGATGATTCCCTACGAGGTTACCCACCCCAAGCTGTTCCCCACTAGCTTGGGTATCCTGACACTGATAATTCTATTTACCTCCCCAGCCCAGGTAAATCGAGTTGTACCATCACCGTTACTCGCCCTCGTGATCTGCACATTGATTTCTACCCAATTTCCACCGGATAGTTTGGCTCGCATTGGAGAAATTCCCAGAGGTCTACCCGAATTTCATCTACCAGTCTTAGCCTTTTCCCAGCTCAAAAATATGTTGGGCTATGGCGTTATCCTCGGAACCCTAGGGGCGATCGACTCACTCCTCACATCCCTAGTTGCCGATAACATTACCCACACTCAACATGACTCTGACCAAGAACTCATCGGACAAGGCATTGGCAACATTGTGTCGGGATTATGTGGCGGTTTACCCGGTGCTGGCGCAACAATGCGCACAGTCATCAATGTGCGTTCCGGCGGTGTAACCTCCCTATCGGGCATGATTCATGCCGTTGTGTTACTGATCGTCATCTTTTGGGCAGCTCCCCTTACCTCCCCCATTCCCCATGCTGTTTTGGCGGGTATCCTCATCAAAGTCGGTATCGATATCATCGATTGGAGCTTCCTCAAACGAGCCCATCGTATTTCCTTAAAAGCAGCCGCTTTAATGTACTGCGTCATGGGCTTAACGGTTTTTGTGGATCTGATCACCGCCGTTGCCGTTGGCGTTTTCATTGCCAACTTGTTGACCGTTAAAAGTCTAACGGACTTGCAAATAGAGCGCCTAGAAGCAATCACCTCCGCTGACAATGCGACTCAACTAAATCCGAGAGAAAAGGAATTACTGCGACGATCCGAAGGACGCATTTTTCTATTTCATCTCAGTGGCCCCATGAGCTTTGGTGCGGCGAAGGGCATCGCCCAGCGCATGGGCATTATCGAGAAATATGATGTGTTAATCCTCGATTTGCTAGAAGTGCCATTAATGGGAGTGACAGCTTCCCTTGCCCTCGAAACCATGATTCGTGAAGCCCATGCCAAAGGTCGCGAAATCTTCCTCGTTGGAGCAAGTGGCAAAGTCAAAAACCGTTTACAACGCCTTGAAGTACTCAAGTTTCTCCCCCCCCGTAACCGTGTAACAAATCGTTTAGATGCCCTAGAGCAGGCGATCGCCTTTATTGAGAATCACCAAACCACACAGCCAAAACCCCAGTCTGCGCACAAATGA
- a CDS encoding NADH-quinone oxidoreductase subunit M → MLSTLIWLPLLGALIVAIVPQTENSLLSRRIALAIAAVVFSWNIWVVLNYDVAIAGLQFTEHITWVEWLGLNYDIAIDGLSLPLIALNSLLTLVALWISDKNIHRSRFYYALFLFLQASVNGAFLAQDVLLFFFFYELEIIPLYFMIAIWGGQRRGYAAIKFLLYTAVSGILLLAAFLGLTFLSNSNTFAYAALQNNMLPMGTQLILLGAIIIGFGIKIPFFPFHTWLPDAHVEASTPVSVILAGVLLKLGTYGLLKFGIGLFPDAWAVCAPWLAIWASVSALYGASCAIAQKDMKKVVAYSSIAHMAFILLAAAAATPLSLAAAEIQMISHGLISGLLFLLVGIVYKKTNSRDVDYLRGLLNPERGLPLTGSLMILGVMASAGLPGMAGFVAEFLIFRGSLAVYPMPTLLCLVGTGLTAVYFLLMINKVFFGRLTPELAEMAPVSWADQFPAVILVLLLFVFGLQPQWMIRWSEADTAALVTPAIATEISLK, encoded by the coding sequence ATGCTCAGCACCTTAATTTGGTTGCCATTGTTGGGCGCGTTAATCGTTGCCATAGTCCCCCAAACGGAAAATAGCCTCCTATCCCGTAGAATCGCGTTGGCGATCGCCGCTGTGGTGTTTAGCTGGAATATTTGGGTGGTCTTAAACTATGATGTGGCGATCGCTGGGTTACAGTTCACTGAGCACATCACATGGGTAGAGTGGCTTGGCCTCAACTACGATATTGCCATAGATGGTTTGTCATTGCCCCTCATTGCGCTCAATAGCCTGCTGACCCTTGTTGCCCTGTGGATTAGCGATAAAAATATTCATCGTTCCCGGTTTTACTACGCCCTATTTTTATTTCTGCAAGCCAGCGTTAATGGAGCTTTTCTCGCCCAAGATGTTCTTTTATTTTTCTTCTTCTACGAACTCGAAATTATTCCCCTCTACTTCATGATTGCCATTTGGGGCGGGCAACGTCGCGGCTACGCAGCCATCAAATTTTTACTCTACACCGCCGTTTCAGGCATTTTATTACTCGCAGCATTCCTCGGTCTGACCTTCCTCAGCAACAGCAATACCTTCGCCTACGCCGCCCTCCAAAACAATATGTTGCCAATGGGTACACAGCTCATTTTGTTGGGAGCGATTATTATCGGCTTTGGCATTAAAATTCCATTTTTTCCCTTCCACACTTGGTTACCCGATGCCCATGTCGAAGCCTCCACACCAGTCTCCGTTATTTTGGCGGGTGTTTTACTCAAACTCGGCACCTACGGCCTTTTAAAATTCGGGATTGGTCTGTTCCCCGATGCCTGGGCTGTCTGTGCACCATGGTTGGCCATTTGGGCATCGGTGAGTGCTTTATACGGTGCCTCCTGCGCCATCGCCCAAAAGGACATGAAAAAAGTAGTAGCCTACTCCTCCATTGCCCATATGGCCTTTATTTTGTTAGCCGCCGCCGCTGCAACCCCCCTCAGTCTTGCCGCCGCTGAAATTCAGATGATTAGCCACGGTTTAATTTCAGGTTTGCTCTTTTTGCTAGTGGGCATTGTTTATAAAAAAACCAATAGTCGCGATGTGGATTATCTGCGCGGATTATTAAATCCCGAACGGGGTCTACCACTTACAGGCAGCTTAATGATCCTAGGGGTAATGGCTAGTGCAGGCCTACCGGGTATGGCCGGCTTTGTGGCAGAATTTTTAATTTTTCGCGGTAGCTTGGCTGTTTATCCCATGCCAACGCTACTTTGTCTGGTCGGCACCGGTTTGACCGCCGTTTATTTTCTACTAATGATCAATAAAGTTTTCTTCGGTCGCCTCACCCCAGAGCTGGCGGAAATGGCACCAGTGAGTTGGGCTGATCAGTTTCCGGCTGTGATTCTCGTGCTTTTACTGTTTGTCTTCGGCCTTCAACCCCAGTGGATGATTCGATGGAGCGAAGCGGATACAGCGGCTTTAGTTACCCCGGCGATCGCCACTGAGATTTCCTTAAAATAA
- the speA gene encoding biosynthetic arginine decarboxylase: MDVSFFSSSGHGNRWTVADSAKLYQISGWGEPYFSINGQGHVQVSPTGASAQSVDLFELVTSLKAQGIQMPCLIRFPDILRDRLVRLNECFATAIARYGYQGNYRGVYPIKCNQHRPIVEALLDAGKPYDFGLEVGSKPELMIGIAMLEPSSNGEALLICNGYKDREYIETALLATQLGHRAIIVIEQPKELTQTLTASHQLGIKPNLGMRAKLSSQGIGRWGSSSGDRAKFGLTVPQMLEIVETLREEDLLDCLQLLHYHSGSQLSSIGVVKAAIREASQIYAELVLLGAKVKYLDVGGGLAVDYSGSKNNVPASKNYNMQNYANDIVATVQDACLEKNVPAPTLVSESGRAIASHQGVLIFDILNSSEVTATVPPLPAQREPLVLRSLRETYATISPDNYQETYHDAVQFKEEAISLFNLGYLSLGDRANAEQLYWSCCAKIFNIMQTVSSIPEDLQELRQNMATIYYANLSIFQSVPDSWAINQLFPIMPIHRLDQEPTKRGVIADLTCDSDGRFNQFIDTKKEAKNLLELHSLTAEPYYLGVFLMGAYQDIMGNFHNLFGRTNIVHLHFSGDGYTLDEGIQGNSIEQMLTQVQYAPSELVTKIQKHIDSGCLQGNISPEQARLLMSHYKGNLGHYTYLER; encoded by the coding sequence ATGGATGTGTCTTTTTTCTCGTCTAGTGGGCATGGCAATCGGTGGACAGTGGCAGATAGTGCAAAGCTTTATCAAATTAGTGGGTGGGGCGAACCATATTTTAGTATCAATGGCCAAGGCCATGTGCAGGTGTCGCCGACGGGGGCTTCGGCTCAGTCTGTCGATCTATTTGAGCTAGTGACTTCCCTAAAGGCTCAAGGGATTCAAATGCCTTGTTTAATAAGGTTTCCGGATATTTTACGCGATCGCCTTGTTCGTTTAAATGAGTGTTTTGCGACGGCGATCGCCCGGTATGGCTACCAGGGCAACTATCGCGGTGTATACCCAATTAAGTGCAATCAACATCGCCCCATTGTTGAAGCTTTATTAGATGCGGGCAAGCCCTACGATTTTGGTTTGGAGGTGGGGTCAAAACCGGAACTGATGATTGGGATCGCCATGTTAGAGCCGTCGTCGAATGGCGAAGCTTTACTAATTTGTAATGGCTATAAAGACCGCGAATATATTGAAACAGCGCTACTGGCAACTCAGTTAGGACACCGCGCGATTATCGTAATCGAACAGCCTAAAGAATTAACCCAAACCCTTACAGCCAGCCATCAATTAGGCATTAAACCCAACCTTGGGATGCGGGCAAAATTATCCAGTCAAGGCATTGGTCGCTGGGGCAGCTCTTCCGGCGATCGCGCCAAATTTGGCCTAACTGTGCCGCAAATGTTGGAGATTGTCGAAACCTTGCGCGAGGAAGACTTATTAGATTGTTTGCAATTGTTGCACTACCACAGCGGCTCGCAACTATCGTCCATTGGTGTGGTCAAAGCCGCCATTCGTGAAGCGTCTCAAATTTATGCTGAATTAGTTCTGCTCGGAGCCAAGGTGAAATATCTCGATGTTGGCGGTGGGCTGGCCGTGGACTACAGCGGCTCGAAAAATAATGTGCCCGCGTCGAAAAATTACAACATGCAAAACTACGCCAACGATATTGTGGCGACAGTACAGGATGCTTGCCTTGAAAAAAATGTGCCTGCGCCAACCCTTGTGAGCGAAAGTGGTCGGGCGATCGCCTCCCATCAAGGAGTACTCATTTTCGACATCCTCAACAGTAGCGAAGTAACAGCAACAGTCCCTCCTCTCCCAGCCCAGCGAGAACCCCTAGTTTTACGAAGTTTACGCGAAACCTACGCCACCATTTCTCCCGACAATTACCAAGAGACTTACCACGATGCTGTGCAATTTAAAGAAGAAGCCATTAGCCTTTTCAATCTCGGCTATCTCAGTCTCGGCGATCGCGCCAATGCCGAGCAATTGTATTGGTCTTGTTGCGCCAAAATTTTTAACATTATGCAAACCGTCTCAAGCATTCCAGAGGACTTGCAAGAACTACGGCAAAATATGGCGACTATCTATTACGCTAACCTGTCAATTTTTCAGTCCGTTCCTGATAGCTGGGCAATTAATCAACTTTTTCCCATTATGCCCATCCATCGCCTTGATCAAGAGCCTACAAAACGAGGTGTGATTGCAGATTTAACTTGTGATAGTGACGGGCGGTTCAATCAATTTATTGATACAAAAAAAGAAGCTAAAAATCTTTTAGAGCTTCATTCTCTAACCGCAGAACCCTATTATCTTGGTGTGTTTCTCATGGGAGCCTATCAAGATATTATGGGCAACTTTCATAATCTTTTTGGCCGTACGAATATAGTGCATCTTCACTTTTCTGGGGATGGTTACACCCTAGATGAGGGGATTCAGGGAAACTCCATTGAACAGATGTTGACTCAAGTACAATATGCTCCGTCTGAGTTGGTCACAAAAATCCAGAAACATATTGATTCTGGGTGTTTACAGGGAAACATTAGCCCGGAGCAGGCAAGACTTTTAATGAGTCATTACAAGGGAAATTTAGGGCACTACACCTATTTAGAACGGTAA
- a CDS encoding CO2 hydration protein — protein MVTALEPSRHPLAAYIHRLEQGLPMLDNSDQNVMEVIGILKSYGIVLDAYSNNLNYIAKHQFLKLFPFFKYFNGDINVKKLGQFWWHNRINYEYAEYCMKSMFWHGGGGLDAYVDSPEFEAAAKKAIAARWQNNPVMLGLNKLFPDFLLEQTRVMAYYTGLGQFWRVMSDMFLSLSDRYDAGEIKSTSDVTNHILAGLVADAAKPITYSVEIGGEKFDLIPESAGITFLIDTGVPYVEAIFFRGTPFPGIISYNAQARQISPEQSTFTYGALYADPLPIGGSGIPPTLLMQDMRHFLPDYLHNYYMETGRSEQDIRVKICQTFQKSMFCVTSATLIGLVPNGLNPDTLEKQQENRAFFESWMDRLLTSQIHAVNH, from the coding sequence ATGGTTACCGCTTTAGAACCTTCTCGCCATCCCCTCGCCGCCTATATTCATCGCCTCGAACAAGGATTGCCCATGTTAGATAACTCTGATCAAAATGTGATGGAAGTTATCGGCATTCTGAAAAGTTATGGCATCGTTCTCGATGCCTACTCCAATAATTTGAACTACATTGCAAAACATCAGTTTTTAAAGCTTTTTCCATTTTTTAAATATTTTAATGGCGATATTAATGTAAAAAAATTAGGTCAATTTTGGTGGCATAACCGCATTAATTATGAATATGCTGAATACTGCATGAAATCCATGTTTTGGCATGGTGGTGGCGGTTTGGATGCCTACGTCGATTCGCCAGAGTTTGAGGCCGCCGCCAAAAAGGCGATCGCCGCACGGTGGCAAAATAATCCGGTGATGTTGGGTTTAAATAAACTCTTTCCCGATTTTCTTCTTGAACAAACCCGTGTGATGGCCTACTACACCGGGCTAGGGCAATTTTGGCGAGTCATGAGCGATATGTTCCTAAGCTTGAGCGATCGCTACGATGCAGGTGAAATCAAATCTACTTCAGACGTGACGAATCATATCCTTGCGGGGTTGGTGGCTGACGCGGCAAAGCCTATCACCTACAGCGTTGAGATTGGCGGCGAAAAATTTGACCTAATTCCAGAGTCGGCGGGTATCACATTCCTTATAGATACAGGCGTGCCCTACGTTGAAGCCATTTTTTTTCGGGGCACACCCTTTCCGGGCATCATTTCCTACAACGCCCAAGCCCGTCAAATTTCCCCCGAACAATCAACCTTTACCTACGGCGCTCTCTACGCTGATCCTTTGCCCATTGGCGGCTCTGGTATTCCTCCTACCCTGCTTATGCAAGATATGCGGCATTTTTTACCCGATTATCTGCACAATTACTACATGGAAACAGGGCGCAGCGAGCAAGATATCCGCGTCAAGATTTGCCAAACATTTCAGAAATCTATGTTTTGCGTCACCAGCGCTACACTAATTGGTCTTGTGCCCAACGGTCTGAATCCAGACACCCTTGAAAAACAGCAGGAAAATCGCGCTTTCTTTGAGTCTTGGATGGATCGTTTGTTAACGTCTCAAATTCACGCGGTTAATCACTAG
- a CDS encoding D-Ala-D-Ala carboxypeptidase family metallohydrolase yields the protein MSQLNPEQRNYDYLVEAARVGIHKPILAALYAVHRTPQLIDGNTGLGITPANQVIPLKLDTFAEQTQYAANTIRALTDNLIEQGWGGTDLWDTEQGRYSDKFLQYIAKGYIPKSTEKDIGRLEPSDYEALKKAYINDIQTDYDGADLPKNLSRLDQALVQFVERVGQYYKGLPHQRESMLETVRIWRKLDSHDAVIESLVQGTDLNADTIDETELDLLLTHFIKRVSPNYGGFPHQREALIRFVQLWRQMESRETTIQALDKADVSAEDLEVLDPAIMRFVKNASQYYVGKGSQRNSLTEALRLWRQLNSRQSVLSSLGVEPAQLQAASGSVDAMRELAKKIDQELVSFIKRVPNAYQDEEHQRDALIRAVQLWRGLPSREQAIASLTEDLKQIVVEPKKTVEPVQPITVVVPKRPSRWTPATVRSNLSLSIIPNGSFTWLEATHGGKRLPTSQATVDAIIRIARLAQQARDRLGRPMIVTSWYRPPAINRAVGGASRSRHIVGDAIDFVVSGLSGNQIYWTLDPWWPGGLGRYRSFPNLGHIDARPYRARWRN from the coding sequence ATGAGTCAACTCAATCCAGAGCAAAGAAACTACGATTATCTAGTCGAGGCAGCACGAGTCGGCATCCACAAACCTATCCTTGCCGCATTATATGCAGTGCACCGCACCCCACAACTAATCGATGGCAACACAGGTTTGGGCATCACCCCGGCCAACCAAGTCATTCCCCTCAAGCTCGATACCTTTGCCGAACAGACTCAATACGCCGCCAATACCATTCGAGCCCTTACCGACAACCTCATTGAACAAGGTTGGGGAGGCACTGATCTCTGGGATACAGAGCAAGGGCGCTACAGCGACAAATTTCTCCAATACATCGCCAAGGGCTACATTCCCAAATCAACAGAAAAAGACATTGGTCGCCTTGAACCCAGCGACTATGAAGCCCTAAAAAAAGCCTACATTAACGATATTCAAACCGATTACGACGGTGCAGATTTACCGAAAAATTTAAGCCGTCTTGACCAAGCCCTCGTGCAATTTGTCGAACGGGTCGGCCAATATTACAAAGGACTGCCCCACCAGCGGGAAAGTATGCTCGAAACAGTGCGAATATGGCGGAAGCTTGATAGCCACGATGCGGTCATTGAATCCTTAGTCCAAGGTACCGATTTAAATGCAGACACCATTGATGAAACTGAACTAGATCTCCTGCTGACGCATTTTATTAAACGGGTTTCGCCCAACTACGGCGGATTTCCCCACCAGCGGGAAGCGCTAATTCGGTTTGTGCAGCTGTGGCGGCAAATGGAATCCCGTGAAACTACGATTCAGGCCTTGGATAAGGCGGATGTCAGTGCTGAGGATCTAGAAGTTCTCGACCCAGCAATTATGCGGTTTGTCAAAAATGCGTCGCAATATTATGTCGGCAAAGGTAGTCAGCGTAATTCTCTGACCGAGGCACTACGGCTGTGGCGACAACTCAACTCACGCCAAAGTGTTTTGTCTAGTCTCGGCGTTGAGCCTGCACAACTCCAAGCCGCCAGTGGCAGTGTCGATGCGATGCGCGAACTCGCAAAAAAGATTGATCAAGAGCTAGTGTCGTTTATCAAGCGTGTTCCTAATGCCTACCAAGATGAGGAGCACCAACGGGATGCCCTCATTCGAGCGGTGCAACTGTGGCGGGGACTGCCCAGTCGGGAACAGGCGATCGCCAGTTTGACCGAAGACCTGAAACAAATTGTTGTAGAGCCAAAGAAAACCGTTGAACCAGTCCAGCCAATTACCGTCGTTGTCCCCAAGCGACCGAGCCGCTGGACACCGGCCACTGTGCGCTCGAACCTGAGTCTATCGATTATCCCCAATGGCAGCTTTACATGGCTAGAAGCAACCCACGGCGGTAAACGATTGCCCACGAGTCAAGCAACGGTAGATGCCATAATCCGCATTGCCAGACTGGCTCAACAGGCCCGCGATCGCCTTGGTCGTCCGATGATTGTGACCAGTTGGTATCGTCCCCCAGCCATTAACCGTGCTGTCGGTGGTGCAAGCCGCAGTCGTCACATTGTCGGTGATGCCATCGATTTCGTGGTGAGCGGCCTATCCGGTAATCAAATTTACTGGACCCTCGATCCTTGGTGGCCGGGTGGTCTTGGCCGTTATCGCAGTTTCCCAAACCTCGGCCATATCGATGCCCGTCCCTACCGCGCC
- a CDS encoding NAD(P)H-quinone oxidoreductase subunit F yields MSEILLQNVWLVPIYGVLGSLLTLPWSLGIIRRTGPRPATYINLLMTLTGFIHGLWAFRELVDSPARQLAIEWLQVADLQLSLVIEISPVNLGAMTVVTGICLMAQMYALGYLEKDWSLARFYGLFGLFEAALSGLAISDSLLLSYGLLEILTLCTYLLVGFWYAQPLVVTAARDAFLTKRVGDILLLMGIVTLSSYGTGLTFSELGDWAANPPLTPWECSLLGLALIAGPIGKCAQFPLNLWLDEAMEGPNPAGIIRNSVVVSAGAFVLLKMQPVYTITPVTSDALIIIGAITAVGASLVALAQIDIKRALSHSTSAHMGLVFMAVGLNRVDIALLLLLTHVIAKALLFMSIGGIIFNTHGQNMTEMGGLWSKMPATTSAFVVGSFGLVALLPLGTFWTMGRWVNGLWDTPLWLLLILFGVNLCSSFNLTRIFRLVFLGQPQAKTRRSPEVAWQMAVPMVTATVLTLLLPFILQRSLLLLAWSSLDFVDRLVAVVGSMLLLVTGGAIGFVLGLTLPLERSLSRPTQFYRRFVQDLLAYDFYIDRIYDVTVVWAVAQLSRLMAWIDRYVVDGFVNLTGLATLFSGSALKYNVSGQSQFYVLTIVIGIGLTLVWFMATGQWTMIVDFWSERLA; encoded by the coding sequence ATGAGTGAGATTCTGCTACAGAACGTTTGGCTCGTGCCGATCTACGGTGTCCTCGGCTCGCTCTTAACACTCCCATGGTCTCTCGGCATAATTCGTCGTACAGGCCCGCGTCCAGCCACATACATTAACCTATTAATGACCTTGACTGGCTTTATCCATGGGCTCTGGGCATTTCGAGAACTAGTGGACAGTCCGGCGCGACAACTAGCCATTGAATGGCTTCAGGTAGCAGATCTTCAACTTTCTCTAGTTATTGAAATTTCTCCCGTCAACTTAGGCGCAATGACCGTCGTCACAGGCATTTGTCTGATGGCGCAAATGTATGCCCTAGGCTACCTAGAGAAAGATTGGTCACTGGCACGTTTCTATGGTCTGTTTGGTCTTTTCGAAGCCGCCCTTTCAGGTTTGGCGATTAGCGATTCTCTCCTGTTAAGCTATGGTCTGCTGGAAATCCTCACGCTTTGCACCTATTTATTAGTTGGTTTTTGGTATGCCCAACCGCTGGTTGTAACCGCGGCGCGGGATGCTTTTTTAACAAAGCGTGTGGGTGATATTTTGCTGCTAATGGGCATTGTGACCCTCTCAAGCTATGGCACTGGTTTAACCTTTAGTGAGTTGGGGGATTGGGCGGCTAATCCCCCCTTAACGCCTTGGGAATGTAGTTTGCTTGGTTTGGCTTTGATTGCGGGTCCCATTGGTAAATGTGCCCAGTTTCCGCTCAATCTTTGGCTTGATGAGGCAATGGAAGGGCCGAACCCTGCGGGTATTATTCGCAACTCGGTCGTGGTCTCTGCCGGGGCTTTTGTCTTGCTCAAAATGCAGCCTGTGTACACCATTACTCCTGTGACATCTGATGCCTTGATCATTATTGGTGCGATTACAGCTGTGGGGGCTTCGCTAGTGGCTTTGGCGCAAATTGATATTAAGCGTGCTTTATCCCATTCAACGAGTGCCCATATGGGTTTGGTGTTTATGGCGGTCGGGTTAAACCGGGTGGATATTGCACTATTGTTACTGCTGACCCATGTGATTGCTAAAGCGCTGTTATTTATGAGCATTGGCGGCATTATTTTTAATACCCATGGTCAGAATATGACGGAAATGGGGGGGTTATGGTCGAAGATGCCTGCGACGACATCAGCTTTTGTGGTGGGTTCTTTTGGTTTAGTGGCTCTGCTGCCTTTGGGGACATTTTGGACTATGGGTCGCTGGGTCAATGGTCTATGGGATACGCCTTTATGGTTGCTGTTGATTTTGTTCGGGGTTAATTTGTGTTCGAGTTTTAATCTCACTCGTATTTTCCGCCTCGTCTTTCTCGGTCAGCCCCAGGCAAAAACAAGGCGATCGCCGGAGGTGGCATGGCAGATGGCCGTGCCCATGGTGACAGCTACAGTATTAACGCTTTTACTACCCTTTATCCTGCAGCGGTCACTGTTATTGCTTGCTTGGTCTTCGCTAGATTTTGTCGATCGTCTGGTGGCGGTCGTTGGGTCTATGTTGCTCCTCGTGACTGGGGGGGCGATCGGGTTTGTTTTGGGTTTAACGCTGCCCCTTGAGCGCTCTTTGAGTCGTCCGACCCAGTTCTATCGTCGCTTTGTCCAGGATTTGTTGGCCTATGACTTTTACATTGACCGTATTTATGATGTCACGGTGGTTTGGGCGGTGGCGCAACTGTCACGTCTGATGGCTTGGATTGATCGCTATGTTGTTGATGGCTTCGTAAATTTGACGGGGTTAGCGACGCTTTTTAGTGGTAGTGCTTTGAAATATAACGTTTCTGGTCAGTCGCAGTTTTATGTTTTGACTATTGTGATCGGCATTGGTTTGACGTTGGTGTGGTTTATGGCCACGGGTCAGTGGACAATGATTGTTGATTTTTGGTCGGAACGTTTAGCTTAG